From the Companilactobacillus ginsenosidimutans genome, the window TCAATAATTTCTTTTTGAATTGACTTAGGAACTTTCTCGTAATGATCAAATGTCATTGTGAAAGTACCACGACCTTGTGTTGCTGAACGAAGAGTTGTAGCATATCCGAACATTTCTGAAAGTGGAACAAACGAGTTAATCAATTGTGCATTACCACGTGCTTCCATACCTTCAACACGTCCACGACGAGCTGTAACTTGTCCCATAACATCACCTAAGTAATCTTCTGGTGTAACAATTTCAACCTTCATAATAGGTTCAAGAATTACAGCACCAGCATTCTTAGCAGCGTTACGTAAGGCAATTGAAGCAGCAATCTTGAAGGCTGCTTCAGATGAATCGACTTCGTGATATGAACCATCATATAACTTAGCCTTAACATCGATCAATGGGTATCCAGCAAGAACACCGTTTTCCATTGATTCTTTCAAACCTTGTTCAACTGAAGGAATGTATTCACGAGGAACAACACCACCGACGATGGCATCTTCGAATTCGAAGCCTTTTCCTTCTTCATTTGGTGTAAATTCAACCCAAACGTCACCATATTGACCTTTACCACCAGATTGACGAACGAATTTACCTTGAGCTTGTGTTGACTTAGTAAATGTTTCACGGTAAGCAACTTGTGGCTCACCAACTTTACATGCAACCTTGAACTCACGTTTCATACGGTCAACCATGATGTCCAAGTGAAGTTCTCCCATTCCGGCAATCAATGTTTCACCAGTTTCAGGGTTTGTTTCAGCTTGGAAAGTAGGATCTTCTTCTGAAAGTTTTTGGATAGCAATATCCATCTTATCTCTATCTTCCTTTGAATCAGGTTCGATAGAAACTTGGATAACTGGATCTGGAATATCCAATGATTCAAGAATTAATGGTTCGTCAGGATCTGTAAGTGAGTCACCTGTTGTAGTATTCTTCAATCCGATAACGGCAGCGATATCACCTGAGAACACTTCTGGGATTTCCTTACGGTGGTTAGAATGCATTTGTAGCAAACGACCAACACGTTCACGCTTGTCTTTTGTAGCGTTAAGAACGTATGAACCTGATTCTAGTGAACCTCTATATACACGAATGTATGTTAGACGTCCAACGAA encodes:
- the fusA gene encoding elongation factor G, with the translated sequence MANKREFPLEETRNIGIMAHIDAGKTTTTERILYYTGKIHKIGETHDGASQMDWMAQEQERGITITSAATTAEWKGNRINIIDTPGHVDFTIEVERSLRVLDGAITVLDAQSGVEPQTENVWRQASTYSVPRIVFVNKMDKIGANFDYSVETLHERLDANAHAIQMPIGAEDNFEGVIDLIEMKADLYDEDELGTKWDTVDVPDDYVEEAKKKRSELVEAVADVDDDIMEKYLDGAEISNDELRKAIRTATINLKFFPVLAGSAFKNKGVQMLMDAVVDYLPSPLDVRPYNATNPKDDSQVELKADDSKPFAGLAFKIATDPFVGRLTYIRVYRGSLESGSYVLNATKDKRERVGRLLQMHSNHRKEIPEVFSGDIAAVIGLKNTTTGDSLTDPDEPLILESLDIPDPVIQVSIEPDSKEDRDKMDIAIQKLSEEDPTFQAETNPETGETLIAGMGELHLDIMVDRMKREFKVACKVGEPQVAYRETFTKSTQAQGKFVRQSGGKGQYGDVWVEFTPNEEGKGFEFEDAIVGGVVPREYIPSVEQGLKESMENGVLAGYPLIDVKAKLYDGSYHEVDSSEAAFKIAASIALRNAAKNAGAVILEPIMKVEIVTPEDYLGDVMGQVTARRGRVEGMEARGNAQLINSFVPLSEMFGYATTLRSATQGRGTFTMTFDHYEKVPKSIQKEIIEKNGGKAED